The Paenibacillus sp. RUD330 genome has a segment encoding these proteins:
- a CDS encoding alpha/beta fold hydrolase: MNGPERRRWLRRFDEPEHARSRIIVLPHAGGSASYYRELSRELRGAGLECLAIQYPGRQDRFGEEMASTIEAYGDRIAEALSGCDDKPALLLGHSMGALIAYDMLQRHGSRLGFIEGFVASAHPPPRSSSSYESMNEERVRDYLRRLGGLDEKLLDDPAVMEIVLPAMKNDLEAVRAYRRTAPAKLDMPITAVVGMQDPHVQAEAAAGWEGWTRDSFELVRLPGGHFYFADAPEELCAVLLRAARRRKPAAAAGQPPGTVREYITRRGLEL, encoded by the coding sequence ATGAACGGGCCTGAACGGCGCCGCTGGCTGCGCCGGTTCGACGAGCCGGAGCACGCCCGGAGCCGCATCATCGTGCTGCCACATGCAGGCGGCTCCGCCAGCTATTACCGGGAGCTGAGCCGGGAGCTGCGCGGAGCGGGCCTGGAATGCCTCGCGATCCAATATCCCGGCCGGCAGGACCGCTTCGGGGAAGAGATGGCTTCGACCATCGAAGCCTACGGGGATCGGATCGCCGAAGCTCTCTCCGGATGCGACGACAAGCCGGCGCTGCTGCTGGGCCACAGCATGGGGGCGCTGATCGCCTACGACATGCTGCAGAGGCACGGCTCCAGGCTCGGCTTCATCGAAGGCTTCGTCGCTTCGGCGCATCCTCCGCCCCGCTCCAGCTCCTCGTATGAGTCCATGAACGAAGAGCGGGTGAGGGACTATCTCCGGCGGCTTGGGGGCTTGGATGAAAAGCTGCTCGACGATCCGGCCGTCATGGAGATCGTCCTGCCCGCGATGAAGAACGATCTCGAGGCGGTGCGGGCCTATCGCCGGACCGCCCCGGCCAAGCTGGACATGCCGATTACGGCCGTCGTCGGCATGCAGGATCCTCATGTCCAGGCCGAAGCCGCGGCGGGCTGGGAGGGGTGGACCCGGGACTCCTTCGAGCTGGTCAGGCTGCCGGGAGGCCATTTCTATTTTGCCGACGCTCCCGAGGAGCTGTGCGCCGTGCTGCTTCGGGCGGCGAGGCGCAGGAAGCCGGCCGCAGCCGCCGGTCAGCCGCCGGGAACCGTGCGTGAGTATATAACGCGAAGGGGATTGGAGCTATGA
- a CDS encoding MFS transporter codes for MNEASAAGRWEIFRFRPYLLYFIGHTISMLGTGMQFIATSWLAMQLTGNPASVAYVLIFTSLPGVVLSPLIGVFVDRFDRKWIAVLMDIFRAAALLAIPLLWWQGMLEPWHLYLVTFLVALGDEIYTPAAMSLIREVIPPQKLLYANSTNAIAMQSGVLLGAGVGGLLVGLSSAVSVMGINAASFLVSAVCILLIRKGVVRPTRAEQASSGGFRSYWEDMKEGWTHIRGRHTILIFYAMIFFIRMSLYTINVLLGPFAKDTLMVGAAGFGYIDASFALGAVTGNLILPPIARALGNRLVMTGGMAGIALAIFLFGFSGGLGVAMLLYFLIGAFFQVGILFITRAQEETELAYQGRVHSTFNTVFSVLSLGIYLIMAQLMNELSFRYLFAIQGLIVAVAAFIAFYALYARPRSKPAVQNLSN; via the coding sequence ATGAACGAAGCATCCGCCGCAGGACGCTGGGAGATTTTCCGGTTCCGGCCGTACCTGCTCTATTTCATCGGACATACGATCTCCATGCTGGGTACCGGAATGCAGTTCATCGCGACCAGCTGGCTCGCCATGCAGCTGACCGGCAATCCGGCGTCGGTGGCGTACGTCCTTATTTTCACCTCGCTGCCGGGCGTCGTCCTCTCCCCCCTCATCGGGGTGTTCGTGGACCGCTTCGACCGCAAATGGATCGCTGTGCTCATGGATATCTTCCGGGCAGCCGCCTTGCTTGCCATCCCGCTGCTGTGGTGGCAGGGCATGCTGGAGCCGTGGCATCTGTATCTGGTCACGTTCCTCGTCGCGCTGGGAGATGAAATCTACACCCCGGCCGCCATGTCGCTGATCCGGGAGGTCATTCCGCCGCAGAAGCTGCTGTACGCCAACTCCACCAACGCCATCGCCATGCAGTCGGGCGTGCTTCTCGGAGCGGGCGTCGGCGGACTTCTCGTCGGCCTGTCGTCGGCCGTGTCCGTCATGGGCATCAATGCGGCGAGCTTCCTCGTGTCGGCGGTCTGCATCCTGCTCATCCGCAAGGGCGTCGTCCGTCCGACGAGAGCCGAACAGGCCTCCAGCGGCGGCTTCCGGAGCTATTGGGAAGACATGAAGGAGGGGTGGACCCATATCCGCGGGCGCCATACGATCCTCATTTTTTACGCCATGATCTTTTTCATCCGCATGTCGCTGTACACGATCAACGTCCTGCTCGGTCCTTTTGCCAAGGATACGCTGATGGTGGGGGCGGCCGGATTCGGCTACATCGACGCGAGCTTCGCCCTCGGAGCGGTCACGGGCAACCTGATCCTGCCTCCGATCGCCCGCGCGCTGGGCAACCGGCTGGTCATGACCGGAGGGATGGCCGGCATCGCGCTGGCGATCTTCCTGTTCGGCTTCAGCGGCGGCCTCGGCGTCGCGATGCTTCTTTATTTCCTGATCGGCGCCTTCTTCCAGGTAGGCATCCTGTTCATCACCCGGGCGCAGGAGGAGACCGAGCTGGCTTACCAGGGACGGGTCCACTCCACCTTCAATACGGTCTTCTCCGTTCTCTCGCTGGGCATCTATCTGATCATGGCTCAGCTGATGAACGAGCTTTCCTTCCGTTACCTGTTCGCCATCCAGGGCTTGATCGTGGCCGTGGCCGCCTTCATCGCCTTCTATGCGCTGTACGCGCGGCCAAGGTCCAAGCCGGCTGTGCAGAATCTGTCCAATTAA
- a CDS encoding NAD-dependent malic enzyme translates to MSIPTGASTPIILRLELSRATASFAQIATVIGDTGGDIVAIDVTRSDSASTVRDLTVNVYDQSHADRIASAVGQLPGVRVLQVSDQTFLLHIGGKIETTPKTPIKNRDDLSRVYTPGVARVCMAIHEKPSRAHTLTIKRNTIAVVSDGSAVLGLGNIGPEAAMPVMEGKAVLFKQFAGVDAFPICLKTQDTEEIIAIVKALSPTFGGINLEDISAPRCFEIERRLAEELDIPVFHDDQHGTAVVLLAGLLNAVKLIGKTLESCKVVVCGIGAAGTACSKMLMAAGVGNIIGVDREGALVPGKSYANEYWQWYADNSNPYRLEGSLSDVIADADIFIGVSGPGVLKTDDLQKMAPDPIVFAMANPTPEILPEEAEPYVRVMATGRSDYPNQINNVLCFPGIFRGILDCRASRVTEEMKLAAAKAIASVVTDEELNEQYIIPSVFNHQVVEKVREAVIEAAYASGVARKETPSKPKASAPTPI, encoded by the coding sequence ATGTCCATACCTACAGGCGCTTCAACACCGATCATTCTCCGGCTGGAGCTCAGCCGGGCCACCGCTTCGTTCGCCCAGATCGCTACGGTCATCGGGGATACGGGCGGCGATATCGTCGCGATCGACGTCACGCGCTCGGATTCCGCCTCCACCGTGCGCGACCTCACCGTCAACGTGTACGACCAGAGCCATGCCGACCGGATCGCATCCGCAGTCGGCCAGCTTCCCGGCGTCCGCGTGCTGCAGGTGTCCGACCAGACGTTCCTGCTCCATATCGGAGGCAAGATCGAGACGACGCCCAAAACGCCGATCAAAAACCGCGACGATCTGTCCCGCGTCTACACGCCCGGAGTCGCGAGAGTATGCATGGCCATCCATGAGAAGCCGTCCCGCGCCCATACGCTGACGATCAAGCGCAACACGATCGCGGTCGTCTCCGACGGCTCCGCCGTGCTCGGCCTCGGCAACATCGGGCCGGAAGCCGCGATGCCGGTCATGGAAGGCAAGGCCGTCCTGTTCAAGCAGTTCGCCGGGGTGGATGCTTTCCCGATCTGCCTGAAAACCCAGGATACCGAAGAGATCATCGCGATCGTCAAGGCTCTCTCTCCGACCTTCGGCGGCATCAATCTGGAGGACATCTCCGCTCCGCGCTGCTTCGAGATCGAACGGCGCCTCGCCGAGGAGCTCGATATTCCCGTCTTCCATGACGACCAGCACGGCACGGCCGTCGTGCTGCTGGCCGGACTGCTCAACGCCGTCAAACTCATCGGCAAGACGCTGGAATCGTGCAAAGTCGTCGTATGCGGCATAGGCGCCGCAGGCACCGCCTGCTCCAAGATGCTGATGGCCGCCGGAGTCGGCAACATCATCGGCGTGGACCGCGAGGGCGCCCTTGTCCCCGGCAAGAGCTACGCCAACGAATACTGGCAATGGTATGCCGACAACTCGAACCCTTACCGGCTCGAGGGCAGCCTCTCCGACGTCATCGCGGACGCGGATATCTTCATCGGCGTGTCCGGTCCCGGCGTGCTGAAGACCGACGACTTGCAGAAAATGGCCCCCGACCCGATCGTATTCGCGATGGCGAACCCAACCCCGGAAATTTTGCCGGAGGAGGCCGAGCCTTATGTCCGCGTCATGGCGACGGGCCGCTCCGACTATCCGAACCAGATCAACAACGTGCTCTGCTTCCCGGGCATCTTCCGCGGCATCCTCGACTGCCGCGCCTCCCGCGTGACGGAGGAGATGAAGCTGGCCGCCGCCAAGGCGATCGCTTCTGTCGTGACGGACGAGGAGCTGAACGAGCAGTATATCATTCCGAGCGTGTTCAACCACCAGGTCGTGGAGAAGGTGCGCGAGGCGGTCATCGAAGCCGCATACGCCTCCGGCGTCGCCCGCAAGGAGACCCCCTCCAAGCCGAAAGCCTCGGCTCCAACGCCTATTTGA
- a CDS encoding response regulator has protein sequence MKTVEVILIEDDPMVREVNRQFVESAEGFRVVGTASGGREGMELIRRMNPDLVILDIYMPGLDGIQTLRQLRSEGHAAGVIVISAANDRDTIRSMVQGGADDYIMKPFKAERVREALLRWRQRSEQLADGGELDQGELDRFLHGAGLSASAAPPSGSGGSLPKGLQAATLAQILRYLGLQPEAVSAESVAENVGIARVTARRYLEHLAKSGQVTLQLQYGLGRPVNLYSLNKT, from the coding sequence ATGAAGACGGTTGAGGTCATCCTGATCGAAGACGATCCCATGGTCCGCGAGGTGAACCGGCAATTCGTGGAATCGGCGGAAGGCTTCCGCGTCGTCGGCACCGCTTCCGGCGGACGGGAAGGCATGGAGCTGATCCGGCGCATGAATCCGGATCTGGTCATTCTCGACATTTACATGCCTGGACTTGACGGCATCCAGACGCTGCGCCAGCTGCGCAGCGAAGGCCATGCAGCCGGAGTCATCGTCATCAGCGCCGCCAACGACCGGGACACGATCCGCTCCATGGTGCAGGGCGGAGCGGACGATTACATCATGAAGCCGTTCAAGGCGGAGCGCGTGCGGGAAGCCCTCCTGCGCTGGCGCCAGCGCAGCGAGCAGCTCGCCGACGGCGGGGAGCTGGATCAAGGCGAGCTGGACCGGTTCCTGCACGGCGCGGGCCTTTCGGCATCAGCCGCCCCTCCTTCCGGGAGCGGAGGCAGCCTTCCCAAAGGGCTGCAAGCGGCTACGCTGGCACAGATTCTCCGCTATCTGGGGCTGCAGCCGGAAGCTGTGTCGGCCGAGAGCGTCGCCGAAAACGTCGGCATCGCCCGGGTGACCGCCAGACGGTATTTGGAGCATCTGGCCAAGAGCGGCCAGGTCACTCTGCAGCTTCAATACGGCCTCGGCCGGCCGGTCAACCTTTATTCTCTGAACAAAACCTGA
- the dctA gene encoding C4-dicarboxylate transporter DctA, producing MKINFRNLTVQVLTAIVIGIAIGYFFPSFGASLKVLADIFIKLIKMVITPIVFFTIVIGFAGMGSMKKIGRIGGKALLYFELVTTFAMAIGIAIAYLIRPGDRVGLAADTSGVGSKADAVAGYAQQASETSHGFKDFLLGIIPDNAIAAMASGQMLPVLFFSVLFGLALSMLGDKGHPVTEFFEKLNEIFFKIVGIIMKFSPYAAGGAMAYTIGKFGLGSLLSLGKMMLATYMTMFLFIVVVLGLIARYYKFSIFGLIRHIKDEILLVLGTSSSESALPRLMNKMESYGCSKPVVGLVVPTGYSFNLDGTSIYLSMAALFIAQAYGIELTLLQIATFLGVLMLTSKGAAGVTGSGFITLAATLAALPGTPIPLEGIALLIGVDRFMSEARAITNLIGNSVATVVIAKSENQFQPLKEAGPELDPSSSRAASA from the coding sequence ATGAAAATCAACTTCAGAAACCTGACCGTCCAGGTGCTGACCGCTATCGTGATCGGCATCGCCATTGGGTATTTCTTCCCGAGCTTCGGCGCTTCGCTCAAGGTGCTCGCCGACATCTTCATCAAGCTGATCAAGATGGTCATCACACCGATCGTGTTTTTCACGATCGTCATCGGCTTCGCAGGCATGGGCAGCATGAAAAAGATCGGCCGCATCGGCGGCAAGGCGCTGCTCTACTTCGAGCTCGTGACGACCTTCGCCATGGCGATCGGCATCGCCATCGCCTACCTGATCCGTCCCGGCGACCGCGTCGGCCTTGCTGCCGACACCTCCGGCGTCGGCAGCAAGGCCGACGCGGTCGCCGGCTATGCGCAGCAGGCATCCGAAACCTCGCATGGCTTCAAGGACTTCCTGCTCGGCATCATTCCCGACAACGCGATCGCCGCGATGGCGAGCGGCCAGATGCTGCCGGTGCTCTTCTTCTCCGTCCTGTTCGGCCTCGCGCTGTCCATGCTCGGCGACAAGGGCCATCCGGTTACGGAATTTTTCGAGAAGCTGAACGAAATCTTCTTCAAGATCGTCGGCATCATCATGAAGTTCTCTCCGTACGCCGCGGGCGGAGCGATGGCCTATACGATCGGCAAGTTCGGCCTCGGCTCCCTCCTCTCGCTGGGCAAAATGATGCTCGCGACATACATGACGATGTTCCTGTTCATCGTTGTCGTGCTCGGCCTGATCGCCCGCTACTACAAGTTCAGCATCTTCGGCCTGATCCGCCACATCAAGGACGAGATCCTGCTCGTGCTCGGCACCTCCTCCTCGGAGTCCGCCCTGCCGCGCCTCATGAACAAGATGGAGTCCTACGGCTGCTCCAAGCCCGTCGTCGGTCTCGTCGTCCCGACCGGTTATTCCTTCAATCTGGACGGCACCAGCATCTACCTCTCGATGGCGGCGCTCTTCATCGCGCAGGCTTACGGCATCGAGCTGACTCTGCTCCAGATCGCGACCTTCCTCGGCGTGCTCATGCTCACCTCCAAGGGAGCGGCCGGCGTCACCGGCTCCGGCTTCATTACGCTCGCAGCCACCTTGGCCGCCCTGCCCGGCACGCCGATTCCGCTTGAAGGCATCGCGCTGCTGATCGGCGTCGACCGCTTCATGTCGGAGGCGCGCGCCATCACGAATCTGATCGGCAACTCCGTCGCTACCGTCGTCATCGCCAAGAGCGAAAACCAGTTCCAGCCTCTGAAGGAAGCCGGTCCTGAGCTCGACCCTTCGTCCAGCCGCGCCGCCTCTGCCTGA
- a CDS encoding carbon-nitrogen hydrolase family protein, which produces MTSLKESSYPLQPLRIAVAQAAAASGDIPENVRRATAMIGEAARGGARLAVFPEKYLTGYVPEIIVTDPELYALSPGDERLEPIRQACREHGIAAIVGAPTREGDDLYISSIVIDSSGADLHVSHKAHLFHSEKGVFKSGGKRTLLKIGDWTIGLGICYDAGFPEHSRLLAQAGCHVYLVSSLFSKGMGYQESRVWFPARALDNTVFAVMANHAGKTGVWDACGGSAVWDPYGRLIAEASESEPEVIFAELDPGLLREARASEQMLADSADLAQPEAIVAVRAGGNERA; this is translated from the coding sequence ATGACGAGTCTCAAGGAAAGCTCTTATCCGCTTCAACCGCTCCGCATCGCCGTCGCCCAAGCCGCGGCGGCATCCGGGGACATCCCGGAGAACGTACGGCGGGCAACCGCCATGATCGGCGAAGCCGCCCGCGGAGGCGCGCGGCTGGCGGTCTTTCCGGAAAAATATTTGACCGGCTACGTTCCGGAAATCATCGTTACCGACCCCGAGCTCTACGCTCTCTCTCCCGGGGACGAGCGGCTGGAGCCGATCCGGCAAGCCTGCCGGGAGCACGGGATCGCCGCCATCGTCGGGGCGCCGACCCGGGAAGGCGATGATCTGTACATCTCTTCAATCGTGATCGATTCATCCGGAGCCGATCTCCATGTTTCCCATAAGGCCCATCTGTTCCACAGCGAGAAAGGAGTCTTCAAGAGCGGCGGCAAGCGGACCCTGCTGAAGATCGGGGACTGGACCATCGGCCTCGGCATCTGCTACGACGCCGGATTCCCGGAGCATTCCCGCCTCCTGGCGCAGGCCGGCTGCCACGTCTATCTCGTCAGCTCGCTGTTCAGCAAGGGCATGGGCTATCAGGAATCCCGGGTGTGGTTCCCGGCCAGAGCGCTGGACAACACCGTCTTCGCGGTCATGGCCAACCACGCCGGGAAGACCGGCGTCTGGGACGCCTGCGGAGGCAGCGCCGTCTGGGACCCGTACGGGCGCCTGATCGCCGAAGCTTCGGAGTCGGAGCCCGAGGTCATCTTCGCGGAGCTGGACCCCGGCCTGCTGCGGGAGGCCCGGGCGTCGGAGCAGATGCTTGCCGATTCGGCGGATCTTGCGCAGCCGGAGGCTATCGTCGCGGTACGGGCGGGCGGGAATGAACGGGCCTGA